One part of the bacterium genome encodes these proteins:
- a CDS encoding phosphopentomutase translates to MAVETRGPCTRVVVIVLDSCGIGGAPDAARYGDEGSATLPHTAAACGGLRMPVLGRLGLGRLAEIAGVPPAEHPAGAFGILTEVSAGKDSTTGHWELMGLVLDRPFPTYPRGFPPEVIEPFEARIGRRVLGNKPASGTVIIADLGEEHIRTGRPIVYTSADSVFQIAAHESVIPIDELYRMCEIARGILTGPHAVSRVIARPFVGVPGRFVRTDRRRDFSVAPPRDTVLDRLVARGVPVAAIGKIADLFAKRGITSTVHTHDDMDGMTQTVLVLETLKRGLIFTNLVDLDTLYGHRNDPAGYGADLERIDARFAEVLERLGRADLLLVTADHGNDPTTPGTDHSRERVPLIAAGPRVRAGTDLGVRRTFADLGATVAAALGVDGTGAGTSVLAQVLRP, encoded by the coding sequence GTGGCCGTCGAGACGCGCGGCCCCTGCACGCGCGTCGTGGTCATCGTGCTGGACAGTTGCGGGATCGGCGGGGCACCCGACGCCGCCCGGTACGGGGACGAGGGTTCCGCGACCCTCCCGCATACGGCTGCGGCCTGCGGCGGCCTCCGGATGCCTGTCTTGGGACGGCTGGGCCTCGGCCGGCTTGCGGAGATCGCGGGCGTGCCGCCGGCCGAGCATCCCGCGGGCGCGTTCGGCATCCTCACCGAGGTCTCGGCCGGGAAGGACAGCACGACGGGGCACTGGGAACTCATGGGCCTCGTCCTCGACCGGCCGTTTCCGACGTACCCGCGTGGTTTCCCGCCGGAGGTCATCGAGCCGTTCGAAGCGCGGATCGGCCGCCGGGTCCTCGGCAACAAGCCGGCGTCGGGGACCGTGATCATCGCCGACCTCGGCGAGGAGCACATCCGGACTGGGCGCCCGATCGTGTATACTTCCGCGGACAGCGTTTTCCAGATCGCCGCGCACGAGTCGGTGATTCCGATCGACGAGCTCTACCGGATGTGCGAGATCGCGCGGGGGATCCTGACCGGCCCGCACGCGGTCAGCCGCGTGATCGCGCGGCCGTTCGTCGGTGTGCCCGGGCGGTTCGTGCGCACCGATCGCCGGCGCGACTTCTCGGTGGCGCCGCCGCGCGACACCGTTCTCGATCGGCTCGTCGCCCGCGGCGTACCGGTCGCGGCGATCGGCAAGATCGCGGACCTCTTCGCGAAACGCGGCATTACGAGCACCGTGCACACGCACGATGACATGGACGGTATGACGCAGACCGTCCTTGTCCTGGAGACGCTCAAGCGCGGCCTCATCTTCACGAACCTCGTCGATCTCGACACGCTCTACGGCCACCGGAACGACCCCGCCGGATACGGCGCCGATCTCGAGCGCATCGACGCCAGGTTCGCGGAAGTGCTGGAGCGGCTCGGACGCGCAGATCTCCTGCTGGTAACCGCGGACCACGGCAACGACCCGACAACCCCCGGCACCGACCACTCGCGCGAGCGGGTGCCGCTCATAGCGGCCGGACCGCGCGTGCGCGCGGGAACGGATCTCGGTGTGCGCCGGACCTTCGCCGACCTCGGCGCGACCGTCGCCGCGGCCCTCGGCGTCGACGGCACGGGCGCGGGCACGAGCGTTCTCGCGCAGGTTCTACGGCCGTGA
- a CDS encoding purine-nucleoside phosphorylase: MTAPGPPEIRAALEDAAAAVRAHSRLAPRCGIVLGSGLGGLAEAIDAETAVPYTAIPCMPVPTAQGHAGELVLGRLEGRPVVALRGRVHLYEGRTPADVVFSVRLLAALGAPVVILSNAAGGLNPVFQRGDLMLLTDHLNLTGTNPLVGPNDERLGPRFPDMSQVYDPVLCTLADDAGRAAGTPLRRGVYAGVLGPSYETPAEIRMIRALGADAVGMSTVLEAIAARHAGMRVLGIAVITNAAGRETGPRDRTLRHEDVLAAAAASGPRLVGVVRSVVRALD, translated from the coding sequence GTGACGGCGCCCGGCCCGCCGGAGATTCGTGCCGCGCTCGAGGACGCGGCCGCCGCGGTGCGGGCGCATTCGCGCCTCGCGCCTCGTTGCGGCATTGTGCTCGGCAGCGGCCTCGGCGGGCTGGCGGAGGCGATCGACGCCGAGACCGCCGTTCCGTACACCGCGATCCCGTGCATGCCGGTGCCAACCGCGCAGGGCCACGCGGGGGAACTGGTGCTGGGCCGGCTCGAAGGGCGCCCGGTCGTGGCGCTCCGCGGGCGCGTGCACCTCTACGAGGGCCGCACGCCGGCAGACGTGGTCTTCTCCGTCCGGCTGCTCGCCGCGCTCGGCGCGCCGGTCGTCATCCTAAGCAACGCCGCGGGCGGGCTCAACCCCGTGTTTCAGCGCGGCGATCTCATGCTGCTCACCGACCACCTCAACCTGACGGGCACCAACCCGCTGGTCGGCCCGAACGACGAGCGTCTCGGGCCGCGCTTTCCGGATATGTCGCAGGTGTACGATCCGGTGCTGTGCACGCTCGCGGACGACGCGGGCCGCGCGGCCGGGACGCCGCTGCGCCGCGGTGTCTACGCGGGCGTGCTCGGGCCGTCGTACGAGACGCCGGCCGAGATCCGGATGATCCGCGCGCTCGGCGCGGACGCGGTGGGGATGTCGACCGTGCTCGAGGCGATCGCGGCGCGGCACGCCGGCATGCGCGTCCTCGGCATCGCCGTGATCACCAACGCGGCCGGACGGGAGACGGGACCCCGGGACCGGACGCTACGTCACGAGGACGTGCTGGCCGCCGCCGCGGCGTCGGGGCCGCGGCTCGTCGGCGTCGTGCGGTCCGTCGTACGGGCGCTCGATTAA
- a CDS encoding GNAT family N-acetyltransferase, which translates to MRDAITVRPATAREFPTVWNLVVGLAVYERRRRHVRSTPAVLRRHGSGRRPYFRALICRRGAEPIGVAIYLMTYSTFAGRPTLYIEDIFVLPEARGEGAGLALMRALARTAARAGCRRMAWSVLRWNRPAIDFYRRLGAETVTAWISMELGMGALTRLASSGAERARRLRRPRSRRLAAAARIAGRRPRGGAHALG; encoded by the coding sequence GTGCGCGACGCTATCACCGTACGCCCCGCCACCGCCCGCGAATTCCCCACCGTATGGAACCTCGTCGTGGGGCTCGCCGTGTACGAACGGCGCCGCCGACACGTCAGGTCGACGCCGGCCGTGCTGCGCCGGCACGGGTCCGGGCGGCGGCCCTATTTCAGAGCGCTGATCTGCCGCCGCGGCGCAGAGCCGATCGGCGTCGCGATCTACCTGATGACCTACTCGACCTTCGCGGGGAGGCCGACGCTGTACATCGAGGACATCTTCGTGCTGCCCGAGGCCCGCGGGGAAGGCGCGGGCCTCGCGCTGATGCGCGCGCTGGCCCGCACCGCGGCGCGGGCGGGATGCCGGCGCATGGCCTGGAGCGTGCTGCGCTGGAACAGGCCGGCGATCGACTTCTACCGGCGTCTCGGCGCGGAGACGGTGACGGCGTGGATCTCGATGGAGCTCGGCATGGGGGCGCTCACGCGTCTGGCCTCGTCCGGTGCGGAGCGCGCACGCCGCCTTCGCCGCCCGCGTTCGCGTCGGTTAGCCGCCGCCGCGCGGATCGCGGGCCGGCGTCCGCGAGGCGGTGCTCACGCACTCGGTTAA
- a CDS encoding thymidine phosphorylase, which yields MRPYDVIRAKRDGEALPAGMVREFVGAYVAGGVSDIEMAAFLMAVFFKGLSSDEISALTQAMVDSGETLDLSGVRGPTVDKHSTGGVGDKTSLVVVPLAASAGARVAKLSGRALGHTGGTLDKLEAIPGLRVELEPDVLVAQVNRVGCAIAGQSAKLVPADKRLYALRDQTATVNSVALIASSVMSKKIAAGSRAIVLDVKTGSGAFMKTPAESRALARTMVEIGRAAGRRTAAVLSSMEQPLGRTVGNAMEVEEAIRTLRGEGPGDLRELALMLGAEMLVLSGIAPDARGARERLETALARGEGARTFAAMIEAQGGDPGVVERPQRLPGTTLERPVAAPADGFVTAIDAEAIGYAAIALGAGRATARDRIDPGAGIVLERKIGHPVRRGEPLALLRARDEARVAEAARRVAAAYHIGPETPGATSLILDVIE from the coding sequence ATGCGACCCTACGACGTCATCCGAGCGAAGCGGGACGGCGAAGCCCTCCCGGCGGGTATGGTGCGCGAGTTTGTGGGCGCGTATGTCGCGGGTGGCGTCTCCGACATAGAGATGGCCGCGTTTCTCATGGCCGTCTTCTTCAAAGGGCTCTCCTCCGACGAGATCTCGGCGCTCACGCAGGCGATGGTCGACAGCGGCGAGACGCTGGACCTCAGCGGCGTCCGCGGGCCGACGGTCGACAAGCACAGCACCGGCGGCGTGGGGGACAAGACCTCGCTCGTCGTGGTGCCGCTCGCGGCGAGCGCCGGCGCGCGCGTCGCGAAGTTGTCCGGCCGCGCGCTCGGCCATACCGGCGGCACGCTCGACAAGCTCGAGGCGATCCCGGGACTGCGTGTGGAGCTCGAGCCGGACGTCCTCGTCGCGCAGGTCAACCGCGTAGGCTGCGCGATTGCCGGGCAGTCGGCGAAACTCGTCCCGGCGGACAAGCGCCTGTACGCGCTCCGGGATCAGACCGCCACCGTCAACAGCGTCGCGCTCATCGCGTCGAGCGTGATGAGCAAGAAGATCGCCGCCGGCAGCCGCGCCATCGTCCTCGACGTCAAAACGGGCAGCGGCGCGTTCATGAAGACGCCGGCGGAGTCGCGCGCCCTTGCCCGGACGATGGTGGAGATCGGACGGGCCGCCGGCCGCCGCACCGCCGCGGTGCTGAGCAGCATGGAACAGCCCCTCGGCCGGACGGTTGGCAACGCCATGGAGGTGGAGGAGGCGATTCGCACCCTGCGCGGTGAAGGGCCGGGCGACCTGCGCGAACTCGCGCTGATGCTGGGAGCCGAAATGCTGGTGCTCTCGGGGATCGCGCCGGATGCCCGCGGCGCGCGGGAACGCCTCGAAACGGCGCTCGCCCGCGGCGAGGGCGCCCGCACCTTCGCGGCGATGATCGAGGCGCAGGGCGGCGACCCCGGGGTCGTCGAGCGCCCGCAGCGGCTGCCGGGCACGACCCTCGAGCGGCCCGTGGCGGCGCCGGCCGACGGCTTCGTGACGGCCATCGACGCCGAGGCGATCGGCTATGCTGCGATCGCGCTCGGCGCTGGACGGGCCACCGCCCGCGACCGGATCGATCCCGGTGCGGGGATCGTCCTGGAGCGGAAGATCGGGCATCCGGTCCGGCGCGGCGAACCGCTCGCGCTGCTGCGCGCGCGCGACGAGGCACGCGTGGCCGAGGCCGCGCGCCGGGTGGCCGCGGCGTATCACATCGGACCGGAGACGCCCGGGGCGACGTCGCTGATTCTGGACGTGATCGAATAA
- a CDS encoding 3-hydroxybutyryl-CoA dehydrogenase produces MAFRTVGVAGFGLMGSGIVEVCARSGYDVVVREVSDDLLARGFDRLERSLARGVERGKLPAADRDAARGRVRGTTRLEDLAKCDLVIEAIVELMDAKKALYAGLDRVCPPATVFASNTSSLSITEMASVTRRAERVIGTHFFNPVPVMKPVEIVRGFQTSAETLAAARTFCESLGKTVVVCKDSPGFIVNLLLVPYLLDAVRALELGVASREDIDTAVQLGLNHPMGPLTLLDFVGIDTTYYIAEAMYQEFKDTRYAAPPLMRKMVLAGYHGRKTGRGFYEYPEGR; encoded by the coding sequence GTGGCGTTCCGTACCGTCGGGGTCGCGGGCTTCGGCCTCATGGGATCGGGGATCGTCGAGGTGTGCGCGAGATCCGGTTACGACGTCGTCGTCCGCGAAGTCTCGGACGATCTGCTGGCGCGCGGGTTCGACCGGCTGGAGCGGTCGCTCGCCCGCGGCGTCGAGCGCGGCAAGCTGCCGGCGGCGGACCGGGACGCCGCGCGCGGGCGGGTTCGCGGCACGACGCGCCTCGAGGACCTCGCGAAGTGCGACCTCGTGATCGAAGCGATCGTCGAGCTGATGGATGCGAAGAAAGCGCTCTACGCCGGGCTCGACCGCGTCTGCCCGCCGGCCACCGTCTTCGCCAGCAACACCAGCTCGCTCAGCATTACCGAAATGGCGTCGGTCACACGGCGCGCCGAGCGCGTCATCGGCACGCATTTTTTCAACCCCGTGCCGGTGATGAAGCCGGTCGAAATTGTGCGCGGCTTCCAAACCTCGGCCGAGACGCTGGCGGCCGCGCGGACGTTCTGCGAGTCCCTCGGCAAGACGGTCGTCGTCTGCAAAGACTCGCCGGGGTTCATCGTCAATCTGTTGCTGGTGCCCTACCTGCTCGACGCGGTGCGGGCGCTCGAGCTCGGCGTCGCGAGCCGGGAGGACATCGACACCGCGGTGCAGCTCGGCCTCAATCATCCGATGGGGCCGTTGACGCTGCTCGACTTCGTCGGGATCGACACGACGTACTACATCGCGGAGGCGATGTACCAGGAGTTCAAAGACACCCGCTACGCGGCCCCGCCGCTGATGCGCAAGATGGTGCTGGCCGGCTACCACGGCCGGAAGACCGGGCGCGGCTTCTACGAGTATCCGGAGGGCCGGTGA